A single window of Pseudophryne corroboree isolate aPseCor3 chromosome 5, aPseCor3.hap2, whole genome shotgun sequence DNA harbors:
- the LOC134928776 gene encoding elongation factor 1-alpha → MTEKGKTHMNVVIIGHVDSGKSTTTGHLIYKCGGFDPRSLEKLEAAAGQIGKSSFKYAWILDKLKAERERGITIDISLWKFQTNRYTITIIDAPGHRDFIKNMITGTSQADVAVLVVSAATGEFEAGVSRNGQTREHALLAYTMGVKQLIVCVNKMDMTDPPYSQKRFDEVAKNVTIYLKKIGYNPNTIPFVPVSGWTGENITSPSPKMSWFRGWKVKRKDGFAKGQSLLEVMDSLIPPVRPSNKPLRLPLQDVYKIGGIGTVPVGKIETGILKPGMSISFAPSNFTAEVKSIEMHHEPLQTAFPGYNIGFNVKNIAVKNLKRGNVAGNSKSDPPTEATSFTAQMIILNHPGFIKAGYSPVIDCHTAHITCQFSELQEKIDRRSGKKLEDSPALLKSGDSAIVKLKPIKPFCVERFFDYPPLGRFAARDLKQTVAVGVVKSVERKSRLG, encoded by the exons ATGACTGAGAAAGGAAAGACTCACATGAATGTTGTCATCATTGGACATGTGGATTCTGGAAAATCCACCACCACTGGTCACCTCATCTACAAGTGTGGTGGCTTTGACCCCAGGTCCCTGGAGAAGCTGGAAGCTGCAGCTGGTCAG ATTGGGAAGAGCTCCTTCAAGTATGCATGGATCCTGGACAAGCTGAAGGCAGAGAGGGAGCGAGGAATTACCATTGATATATCTCTCTGGAAATTCCAAACTAACAGATACACAATCACCATCATTGATGCTCCCGGACACAGGGACTTTATTAAAAACATGATCACTGGAACGTCTCAG GCTGATGTGGCTGTTCTAGTGGTTTCTGCTGCCACTGGTGAGTTTGAGGCTGGTGTGTCCAGAAATGGGCAAACCAGGGAACATGCTCTTCTGGCCTACACCATGGGTGTAAAGCAACTCATTGTGTGCGTGAACAAGATGGATATGACTGACCCACCATACAGCCAGAAGAGGTTTGATGAAGTGGCAAAGAATGTCACTATCTACCTGAAGAAGATTGGGTATAACCCAAACACAATCCCATTTGTCCCAGTGTCTGGGTGGACTGGAGAAAACATCACATCCCCAAGTCCAAAG ATGAGCTGGTTTAGAGGGTGGAAGGTGAAACGGAAAGATGGATTTGCTAAAGGACAATCTCTTCTGGAGGTGATGGATTCCCTCATTCCTCCAGTGCGTCCATCCAACAAGCCCCTTCGATTACCCCTACAAGATGTGTACAAGATAGGTG GAATTGGCACGGTTCCAGTGGGTAAGATTGAGACTGGGATCCTGAAACCAGGGATGAGCATCTCCTTTGCGCCATCAAACTTCACTGCGGAAGTGAAGTCTATAGAGATGCACCATGAGCCCCTGCAGACGGCGTTCCCTGGATATAACATTGGGTTTAATGTTAAGAACATAGCTGTTAAGAATCTGAAGCGTGGAAATGTTGCTGGCAACTCGAAGAGCGATCCACCCACAGAGGCCACCAGCTTCACAGCCCAG ATGATCATACTGAACCACCCTGGCTTCATCAAAGCCGGCTATTCCCCAGTCATAGACTGTCACACGGCTCACATCACCTGCCAGTTCTCAGAACTTCAGGAGAAGATTGATCGGCGGTCTGGCAAAAAACTAGAGGACAGTCCTGCTCTACTGAAGTCTGGAGATTCAGCAATTGTCAAGCTGAAGCCCATCAAGCCTTTCTGTGTGGAGAGATTCTTTGACTATCCACCTCTGG